The following are from one region of the Egicoccus sp. AB-alg6-2 genome:
- a CDS encoding response regulator, which translates to MTRAIRVFLVDDHRLFRAGVRAELGPHVTIVGDAGDVDTAIQGIRQTKPDVVLLDVHMPGGGGRAVIQAVHESLPDVRFLALSVSDAAEDVIAVIRAGARGYVTKTIAPDDLVVAIGRIQQGDAVFSPRLAGFVLDAFAGDLPPGVTSDDPEMDQLTTREKEVLRHIARGYTYKEVASRLFISVKTVETHVSAVLRKLQLSNRHELTAWAAGRDLL; encoded by the coding sequence ATGACTCGCGCCATCCGTGTCTTCCTCGTCGACGACCACCGCCTGTTTCGGGCCGGGGTCCGCGCCGAACTCGGACCCCACGTCACCATCGTCGGCGACGCCGGCGACGTGGACACCGCCATCCAGGGCATCCGCCAGACCAAGCCGGACGTCGTCCTCCTCGACGTGCACATGCCCGGCGGCGGTGGTCGCGCCGTCATCCAGGCGGTGCACGAGAGCCTGCCCGACGTGCGGTTCCTGGCCCTGTCGGTGTCCGACGCGGCCGAGGACGTCATCGCCGTCATCCGGGCCGGCGCCCGCGGGTACGTCACCAAGACGATCGCTCCCGACGACCTCGTGGTCGCCATCGGCCGGATCCAGCAGGGCGATGCGGTGTTCTCGCCGCGGCTGGCCGGGTTCGTGCTCGACGCCTTCGCCGGCGACCTGCCGCCCGGCGTCACCAGCGACGACCCCGAGATGGACCAGCTGACGACCCGCGAGAAGGAGGTGCTGCGCCACATCGCCCGCGGCTACACCTACAAGGAGGTCGCCAGCCGGCTGTTCATCTCCGTGAAGACGGTCGAGACCCATGTGTCGGCCGTCCTCCGCAAGCTGCAGCTGTCCAACCGACACGAGCTGACCGCCTGGGCGGCAGGCCGCGACCTGCTCTGA
- a CDS encoding aldehyde dehydrogenase family protein, with product MDVQPLESLQPGQPLLFGGDRVTHVDPRLAAAFSAGDALVVLQDTGEILHLPEADRVAARTAVEAATAAFAAMGEIDDDRLDAFYTAFADHLEDEERFAPIAAANADDVAAARDRGRSTTRLVLTDRMRADMVAGLRNWTRIPSPRGRVLDTLDHDGWTLEQVSDRLGVVAFVFEGRPNVFADACGVLRGGNTVVFRIGSDALRTARAIVMHALDPALEVAGLPPGAASLVDAPSHAAGWALFADPRLALAVARGSGEAVRQLSAVAQQAGNAVSAHGTGGAWLVATSDADAERFAAAVRHSLDRKVCNTLNVCCIARDRAEDLVPVFLDALDRAAAERDANAKLHVLRSSLAFVPDERFAAEVAIERATGTAQEPWAQPLDDADLGTEWEWENSPEVSLVVVDDLDHAVSLFNRHSPRFVLSVLSSHPADLDRAWRLAEAPYVGDGFTRWVDGQYALGTPELGLSNWELGRLFGRSGILSGAAIHTVRSRVRQHDPDLHR from the coding sequence ATGGACGTCCAACCGCTCGAATCGCTGCAACCCGGCCAGCCGCTGCTCTTCGGCGGCGACCGGGTCACGCACGTCGACCCGCGTCTGGCGGCCGCGTTCTCGGCAGGTGACGCGCTGGTCGTGCTCCAGGACACGGGTGAGATCCTGCACCTGCCCGAAGCGGACCGCGTGGCGGCGCGGACCGCCGTCGAAGCCGCGACGGCGGCCTTCGCCGCGATGGGCGAGATCGACGACGACCGCCTCGATGCGTTCTACACCGCGTTCGCCGACCACCTCGAGGACGAGGAGCGGTTCGCGCCGATCGCCGCCGCCAACGCCGACGACGTCGCCGCCGCGCGCGACCGCGGCCGCTCGACCACGCGCCTGGTCCTCACCGACCGGATGCGGGCCGACATGGTGGCCGGACTGCGCAACTGGACCCGGATCCCCTCGCCCCGCGGGCGGGTCCTCGACACGCTCGACCACGACGGCTGGACCCTGGAGCAGGTCAGTGACCGGCTCGGCGTGGTCGCGTTCGTGTTCGAGGGACGCCCCAACGTCTTCGCGGACGCCTGCGGCGTGCTGCGCGGGGGCAACACCGTCGTGTTCCGCATCGGCTCCGACGCCCTCCGGACGGCACGGGCGATCGTCATGCACGCGCTCGATCCGGCCCTCGAGGTCGCCGGCCTGCCACCGGGTGCTGCCTCGCTGGTCGACGCGCCGTCGCACGCAGCGGGCTGGGCACTGTTCGCCGACCCACGGCTGGCGCTGGCCGTCGCCCGGGGCTCCGGCGAGGCGGTACGCCAGCTGTCGGCCGTGGCACAGCAGGCCGGCAACGCGGTGTCCGCGCACGGCACCGGTGGCGCCTGGCTGGTCGCGACCAGCGACGCCGACGCGGAACGGTTCGCCGCCGCGGTCCGACACTCGCTCGACCGCAAGGTCTGCAACACCCTCAACGTCTGCTGCATCGCCCGTGACCGCGCCGAGGACCTCGTGCCCGTCTTCCTCGACGCACTGGACCGGGCCGCCGCCGAGCGCGACGCGAACGCGAAACTGCACGTCCTGCGGTCCAGCCTGGCCTTCGTCCCCGACGAGCGGTTCGCCGCCGAGGTCGCGATCGAACGCGCCACGGGTACGGCACAGGAGCCGTGGGCGCAGCCGCTCGACGACGCCGACCTCGGTACCGAGTGGGAGTGGGAGAACAGCCCCGAGGTGTCACTGGTGGTCGTCGACGACCTCGACCACGCCGTGTCGCTGTTCAACCGCCACAGTCCCCGGTTCGTGTTGTCGGTGCTCTCCTCCCACCCGGCCGACCTCGACCGTGCCTGGCGGCTCGCCGAGGCGCCGTACGTCGGCGACGGCTTCACCCGCTGGGTGGACGGCCAGTACGCGCTGGGTACGCCCGAGCTCGGGCTGTCGAACTGGGAACTCGGGCGCCTCTTCGGCCGCAGCGGCATCCTTTCCGGCGCCGCGATCCACACCGTGCGTTCGCGGGTCCGTCAACACGACCCGGACCTGCACCGCTAG
- a CDS encoding dodecin family protein, with translation MAVIKTIDLVGVSTESWRDAAHKALEEATKTLRNVEGFSVLDTSAVVEGTEISEYHTHVRIKFRISR, from the coding sequence ATGGCGGTCATCAAGACAATCGACCTGGTCGGCGTGTCCACCGAGTCCTGGCGCGACGCCGCGCACAAGGCACTCGAGGAGGCCACCAAGACCCTTCGCAACGTGGAGGGGTTCAGCGTGCTCGACACCTCGGCGGTGGTCGAGGGCACCGAGATCAGCGAGTACCACACGCACGTGCGGATCAAGTTCCGGATCAGCCGCTGA
- a CDS encoding MerR family transcriptional regulator produces MTDPRAVLRIGEVSRRTGVAVPTLRAWERRYGLLSPDRTDGGHRLYSDRDVHRVVAMTGLLEQGWSAAAAAREVLRAPATVTRLRPVGRDGTAATSLIERLRAAIDAFDAPAAEGVVDDVMARFEIPRALDEVLLPVLRQLGDGWEQDPRVIAREHFATNTLRPRLQRLLRGQARSTGAGVVAVAPEGEEHDLGLLAAAAVAADAGWRVHYLGARTPTPAIERAVEELDPEVVLVGAVFREHAEAFLAGGPAFVRAGVVLGGSGFVPADTARLPGAVVHRGALTEIPASLDRAVAARHDVV; encoded by the coding sequence GTGACCGATCCACGTGCCGTCCTGCGCATCGGCGAGGTCTCGCGCCGTACGGGCGTCGCCGTGCCGACCCTGCGGGCGTGGGAACGACGCTACGGCCTGTTGTCCCCTGACCGGACCGACGGCGGGCACCGCCTCTACAGCGACCGTGACGTGCATCGGGTCGTGGCCATGACCGGTCTTCTCGAGCAGGGCTGGTCGGCGGCCGCCGCGGCCCGCGAGGTGCTGCGTGCGCCCGCGACGGTCACCCGGCTACGACCGGTCGGGAGGGACGGTACGGCGGCGACGAGCCTGATCGAGCGCCTGCGTGCCGCGATCGACGCCTTCGACGCGCCGGCGGCGGAGGGCGTCGTCGACGACGTCATGGCACGGTTCGAGATCCCGCGCGCCCTGGACGAGGTGCTGCTGCCGGTGCTCCGCCAGTTGGGCGACGGCTGGGAGCAGGACCCGCGCGTCATCGCCCGCGAGCACTTCGCGACCAACACGCTGCGTCCCCGCCTGCAGCGCCTGCTCCGTGGTCAGGCGCGTTCCACGGGCGCGGGCGTGGTCGCGGTCGCTCCCGAGGGCGAGGAGCACGACCTGGGACTGCTGGCGGCGGCCGCCGTGGCGGCGGACGCCGGCTGGCGGGTCCACTATCTCGGCGCACGCACGCCGACGCCCGCGATCGAGCGCGCCGTCGAGGAACTGGATCCCGAGGTCGTGCTGGTCGGCGCCGTCTTCCGCGAGCATGCCGAGGCGTTCCTGGCCGGGGGCCCGGCCTTCGTGCGCGCGGGGGTGGTGCTCGGCGGAAGTGGCTTCGTGCCCGCCGACACCGCGAGGCTGCCGGGCGCGGTCGTCCACCGGGGCGCGCTCACCGAGATCCCGGCCAGCCTGGACCGTGCCGTCGCGGCGCGGCACGACGTGGTCTGA
- a CDS encoding 2-deoxy-5-keto-D-gluconate 6-phosphate aldolase domain-containing protein, with protein sequence MQPGYDRALYAVRFGDRGGAALDAQAAALVWSGIQQVGAAGSAADPTDLGVLVDGRTQQRLADAIPGESIQLVLPLSGGAAEFSLAPGDDFGAFVDRFSPRIAQVEVRWGPDLDPDAKKAQALELTRLSAWLHETDRVLLVDLEPTGPSASDADRLDTWLKSVREVREVGIEADLWALPAPRDVEEAAAVAELVRDAGRDDVGVLVRDGTDATDHDVVAALGRVAGVAGYRGFVLGPSIWSDALAQWRTGVLDDDAAATAIADRLRQAIAAATRVA encoded by the coding sequence GTGCAGCCTGGTTACGACCGTGCCCTGTACGCGGTGCGCTTCGGTGACCGTGGGGGCGCTGCCCTCGACGCGCAGGCGGCCGCCCTCGTCTGGAGCGGGATCCAGCAGGTGGGTGCCGCCGGAAGCGCGGCCGACCCGACCGACCTCGGGGTGCTCGTCGACGGGCGCACGCAGCAGCGACTGGCCGACGCGATACCGGGCGAGTCGATCCAGCTGGTCCTGCCGCTGAGCGGTGGTGCCGCCGAGTTCAGCCTCGCGCCGGGTGACGACTTCGGTGCGTTCGTCGACCGGTTCTCCCCGCGCATCGCCCAGGTCGAGGTGCGATGGGGCCCCGACCTCGACCCCGACGCCAAGAAGGCCCAGGCGCTGGAGCTGACCCGCCTGTCGGCGTGGCTGCACGAGACCGACCGGGTGCTGCTCGTCGACCTCGAGCCCACGGGTCCGTCGGCGTCGGACGCCGACCGCCTCGACACCTGGTTGAAGTCGGTCCGGGAGGTGCGCGAGGTCGGCATCGAGGCCGACCTGTGGGCGCTCCCGGCCCCCCGCGACGTCGAGGAGGCCGCGGCGGTCGCCGAACTCGTCCGGGACGCCGGACGCGACGACGTCGGCGTCCTCGTGCGCGACGGCACCGACGCGACCGACCACGACGTCGTGGCCGCGCTCGGCCGCGTCGCCGGCGTCGCGGGCTACCGCGGTTTCGTGCTGGGCCCCTCCATCTGGTCGGATGCGCTCGCGCAGTGGCGCACGGGCGTGCTCGACGACGACGCGGCGGCGACCGCGATCGCCGACCGGCTGCGCCAGGCGATCGCCGCGGCGACGCGCGTGGCGTGA
- a CDS encoding PspC domain-containing protein yields the protein MIGGVAAGLGARLGVDPVLIRIAFVVLSLAGGAGVLLYGVLWAFTPVAAPGVPRRPATLQQATSLGLICLGVLLLLRGLGLWFGDALVFPVTLAAVGSAIVWTRGDDADRSRWSQVTARIPGSHALSSAAPGPASPVRLLVGTLLVAGAVAGFLAGQDGLDALRELGFAVLAALVGLGLLFGPWLWRLVDQLGLERRERIRQEERAELAAHLHDSVLQTLALIQRNADQPRRMVALARSQERELRGWLYGQRDRLHEQTHLGAAVEQVVEEVEAVHDLQVDVVVVGEAAVDDPVLALLAAMREACVNVAKHAGVTTASVYVEVEDDQVTAFVRDRGAGFELAAIPADRRGVRESIIGRLDRHGGHGRVRSRPGEGTEIELCVPRRRQPQGPPQPDGEAANDHHASHPREIHP from the coding sequence GTGATCGGCGGCGTGGCCGCGGGTCTCGGCGCCCGGCTGGGTGTGGACCCGGTCCTGATCCGCATCGCCTTCGTCGTGCTCAGCCTGGCCGGTGGCGCCGGCGTGCTGCTGTACGGCGTGCTGTGGGCCTTCACCCCGGTCGCCGCGCCGGGCGTGCCGCGACGGCCGGCGACCCTGCAGCAGGCCACGTCGCTCGGCCTGATCTGCCTCGGAGTCCTGCTGCTCCTGCGCGGCCTCGGCCTGTGGTTCGGCGACGCGCTGGTCTTCCCGGTGACGCTGGCGGCGGTCGGTTCGGCGATCGTCTGGACCCGAGGCGACGACGCCGACCGATCGCGCTGGTCCCAGGTCACCGCCCGCATCCCGGGCAGTCACGCGCTGTCCAGTGCCGCGCCCGGGCCTGCTTCGCCCGTGCGGCTGCTGGTGGGCACGCTGCTGGTGGCCGGGGCGGTGGCCGGTTTCCTCGCCGGCCAGGACGGGCTCGACGCCCTGCGCGAGCTGGGCTTCGCCGTCCTCGCCGCACTCGTCGGACTCGGCCTGCTGTTCGGACCCTGGCTGTGGCGCCTCGTCGACCAGCTCGGCCTCGAGCGTCGGGAACGCATCCGGCAGGAGGAGCGGGCGGAACTGGCCGCGCACCTGCACGACTCGGTGCTGCAGACCCTCGCCCTGATCCAACGCAACGCCGACCAGCCCCGGCGCATGGTGGCGTTGGCGCGCAGCCAGGAACGGGAGCTGCGGGGCTGGCTGTACGGCCAGCGCGACCGCCTCCACGAGCAGACCCACCTCGGCGCGGCCGTCGAGCAGGTCGTCGAGGAGGTGGAGGCGGTGCACGACCTGCAGGTCGACGTGGTCGTGGTCGGCGAGGCGGCCGTCGACGACCCGGTACTCGCACTCCTGGCCGCGATGCGCGAGGCCTGCGTCAACGTGGCGAAGCACGCCGGCGTGACCACGGCCTCGGTCTACGTCGAGGTCGAGGACGACCAGGTCACCGCCTTCGTGCGCGACCGCGGCGCGGGCTTCGAGCTGGCCGCCATCCCGGCGGACCGCCGCGGGGTGCGCGAGTCGATCATCGGCCGGCTCGACCGCCACGGCGGCCACGGGCGCGTGCGGTCACGTCCGGGCGAGGGGACCGAGATCGAGCTGTGCGTGCCGCGACGCCGCCAACCGCAGGGTCCGCCCCAGCCGGACGGCGAAGCCGCCAACGACCACCACGCGTCCCACCCACGGGAGATCCACCCATGA
- a CDS encoding CynX/NimT family MFS transporter, with protein sequence MPSTPHRPDGAAGRAASQRWSRRSGPLGAMDLLAALAVVLTALNLRPAVTSFGALLPDLRQDIGMPSALAGVVTTLPPICFGVFGLLIGRWARRRDTALVLSAAMVLTSVSLLGRVLVDRPEAVLAWTVPALAGMGIGNVLMPVAVKRWFPRHVGRATGLYSMALAVGTAIAAAASVPIAEAFGSWRAGLGVWALPPLAAVPAWLWLRGRAPTDDAPATDRPSDADRPPLTNDPPDTDRPPATDRRATASDAAPVVVRPAVHRQFKAWALAGYFGLQSLGAYAVMGWLPSIYQDAGVDAARAGLLLALVTLIGAPISIVLPELAARRDDQRIYVVLLGSLAVTGYLGLLVAPAALPVVWAALVGLGMGAFPLALVLIGLRARGPEGTASLSALSQGVGYLIAASGPVAIGLLHDATGSWTPPLLVLVGLQVPQVVLGLVVARPGNVD encoded by the coding sequence GTGCCCTCCACCCCGCACCGCCCCGACGGCGCGGCCGGACGGGCGGCGTCGCAACGCTGGTCGCGTCGGAGCGGCCCGCTGGGTGCGATGGACCTGCTCGCGGCACTGGCGGTCGTGCTGACGGCGCTGAACCTCCGGCCCGCGGTCACCAGCTTCGGTGCGCTGCTGCCGGATCTGCGCCAGGACATCGGCATGCCGTCGGCGCTGGCCGGGGTGGTCACCACGCTGCCCCCGATCTGCTTCGGCGTGTTCGGGCTGCTGATCGGCCGGTGGGCCCGGCGGCGCGACACGGCCCTGGTGTTGAGCGCCGCGATGGTGCTGACCTCCGTCAGCCTCCTGGGTCGGGTGCTGGTCGACCGGCCCGAGGCGGTCCTGGCGTGGACGGTGCCCGCCCTGGCCGGCATGGGGATCGGCAACGTGCTGATGCCGGTCGCCGTGAAACGCTGGTTCCCCCGCCACGTCGGCCGGGCGACCGGGCTGTACTCGATGGCGCTGGCGGTCGGCACGGCCATCGCGGCCGCGGCATCCGTGCCGATCGCCGAGGCGTTCGGCTCGTGGCGCGCCGGTCTGGGCGTTTGGGCCCTGCCTCCGCTCGCCGCCGTGCCGGCGTGGCTGTGGCTGCGCGGGCGCGCGCCGACCGACGATGCCCCGGCGACGGACCGCCCGTCGGACGCGGACCGCCCGCCGCTCACGAACGACCCGCCGGACACGGACCGCCCGCCGGCGACCGACCGGCGAGCGACGGCGAGCGACGCCGCGCCGGTCGTCGTGCGGCCCGCCGTGCACCGGCAGTTCAAGGCCTGGGCCCTCGCCGGCTACTTCGGGCTGCAGAGCCTCGGCGCCTACGCCGTGATGGGATGGCTGCCGTCGATCTACCAGGACGCCGGGGTCGATGCCGCCCGGGCCGGGCTGCTGCTGGCACTGGTGACCCTGATCGGTGCGCCGATCAGCATCGTGCTGCCCGAACTCGCCGCGCGGCGCGACGACCAGCGCATCTACGTGGTGCTGCTGGGCAGCCTGGCCGTCACGGGCTACCTCGGCCTGCTCGTGGCACCGGCCGCCCTGCCGGTGGTGTGGGCGGCCCTCGTCGGGCTCGGGATGGGTGCTTTCCCGCTGGCGCTGGTCCTGATCGGCCTGCGGGCCCGGGGACCGGAGGGCACCGCGAGTCTGTCGGCGCTCAGCCAGGGCGTCGGCTACCTCATCGCCGCGAGCGGGCCCGTCGCGATCGGGTTGCTCCACGACGCCACCGGCTCATGGACGCCCCCGCTGCTGGTGCTGGTCGGCCTGCAGGTGCCCCAGGTCGTGCTGGGACTGGTCGTCGCACGGCCCGGCAACGTCGACTGA
- a CDS encoding glycerophosphodiester phosphodiesterase family protein: MEGTLGQRSRRRLGIVGVLLLCGLVALALQGPPRDRVPDFAANDVSVIAHSGAQGHAPTNTLVAFDVALEQGAHVLEMDLQLTADAEVVVIHDGTVDRTTGATGAVVDLTLAELRALDAGWYFEDADGAYPFRGAGVRIPTLREVLDRYPDTHLVVELKTESPVAIAEPVIDLLRAYGRDDGSVTVASFSTDYLEPVRAALPDVPTNMPEGETTGFYVRQLVGLHPWWTPPGAVFQVPEFHDGRRVVTPRFVRAAERLGVDVQVWTVNEPEQMHRLLDAGVHGIMTDFPDRLVQVLEERALAEAADPGGYGVQLQRAADLQAGPGWRTTVLHAVTFLGDEEFYLLAFPLLYWAVSRRLGVRLGVMLLATASINSIGKLVAVTPRPAFLDPSLERVPEATYGIPSGHAQNGAAVWGLLAVRLRRWWVRVALVGLILAIGWSRIHLGAHFVEDILVGWAVGAILLVLFLLLEPRVRRWAAARGPVEWVMAAVVASWTLILVGGLLSGRLRGIDPGWPGLLDPAEASGFADVVTPAATLAGLAIGLALLLPRGGFDSGGPLGRRAGRVAVGLVGVVVLWQGLGALFPDGGDVVALVLRYLRYLLVGAWVGGLAPLLFVRLGLAAPAPAPTTTGPDAHARRDTLRA, encoded by the coding sequence GTGGAGGGGACCCTGGGGCAGCGCAGTCGTCGACGGCTCGGCATCGTCGGCGTGCTCCTGCTGTGCGGACTCGTCGCGCTGGCCCTGCAGGGCCCGCCCCGGGACCGCGTCCCGGACTTCGCCGCCAACGACGTCAGCGTCATCGCCCACTCCGGCGCCCAGGGGCACGCGCCCACCAACACGCTGGTCGCGTTCGACGTCGCGCTCGAGCAGGGCGCGCACGTCCTGGAGATGGACCTGCAGCTCACCGCCGACGCCGAGGTGGTCGTCATCCACGACGGCACCGTCGACCGGACCACCGGTGCCACCGGCGCGGTCGTCGACCTGACCCTGGCGGAGCTGCGGGCACTCGACGCCGGGTGGTACTTCGAGGACGCCGACGGCGCGTATCCGTTCCGCGGTGCCGGTGTCCGGATCCCGACGCTGCGTGAGGTGCTCGACCGCTATCCCGACACGCACCTGGTCGTGGAGCTCAAGACGGAGTCACCGGTCGCGATCGCCGAACCGGTGATCGACCTGCTGCGCGCGTACGGTCGCGACGACGGCAGCGTCACGGTCGCGAGCTTCTCGACCGACTACCTCGAACCGGTCCGGGCCGCCCTGCCCGACGTGCCCACCAACATGCCCGAGGGCGAGACGACCGGCTTCTACGTCCGCCAACTCGTCGGGCTGCACCCCTGGTGGACGCCGCCCGGCGCGGTGTTCCAGGTCCCCGAGTTCCACGACGGCCGGCGCGTCGTCACGCCCCGCTTCGTGCGTGCGGCGGAACGCCTGGGCGTGGACGTACAGGTCTGGACGGTCAACGAGCCCGAACAGATGCACCGCCTCCTCGACGCGGGCGTGCACGGCATCATGACCGACTTCCCCGACCGGCTCGTGCAGGTGCTCGAGGAGCGAGCGCTGGCCGAGGCGGCCGATCCCGGGGGGTACGGCGTCCAGCTGCAGCGTGCGGCGGACCTGCAGGCCGGGCCGGGCTGGCGGACCACGGTGTTGCACGCGGTCACCTTCCTCGGCGACGAGGAGTTCTACCTGCTCGCCTTCCCGTTGCTGTACTGGGCCGTGAGCCGCCGCCTCGGCGTCCGCCTCGGCGTGATGCTGCTCGCGACCGCCAGCATCAACTCGATCGGGAAGTTGGTGGCCGTCACGCCCCGGCCGGCGTTCCTGGACCCGTCGCTGGAGCGGGTGCCGGAAGCCACCTATGGCATCCCGTCCGGACACGCCCAGAACGGCGCCGCCGTGTGGGGCCTGCTGGCGGTGCGTCTGCGACGCTGGTGGGTCCGGGTCGCGCTGGTGGGGCTGATCCTGGCCATCGGCTGGTCGCGGATCCACCTGGGCGCGCACTTCGTCGAGGACATCCTGGTGGGCTGGGCGGTCGGCGCGATCCTGCTCGTGCTGTTCCTGCTGCTCGAACCCCGCGTGCGCCGATGGGCGGCCGCCCGTGGCCCCGTCGAATGGGTCATGGCGGCCGTGGTCGCGTCCTGGACGCTCATCCTGGTCGGCGGGCTGCTCTCGGGTCGGCTGCGCGGCATCGACCCGGGTTGGCCGGGCCTGCTCGACCCGGCCGAGGCGAGCGGGTTCGCCGACGTCGTGACCCCGGCGGCCACCCTCGCGGGACTCGCCATCGGGCTCGCCCTGCTGCTGCCCCGCGGCGGCTTCGACAGCGGGGGACCGCTGGGCCGGCGAGCCGGACGCGTCGCCGTCGGCCTGGTCGGCGTGGTCGTGCTGTGGCAGGGACTCGGCGCACTCTTCCCGGACGGCGGCGACGTCGTGGCACTCGTCCTGCGCTACCTGCGCTACCTCCTCGTCGGGGCCTGGGTCGGTGGTCTCGCGCCGCTGCTGTTCGTGCGCCTCGGCCTCGCGGCCCCGGCGCCGGCACCCACGACGACGGGCCCGGACGCGCACGCCCGACGGGATACCTTGCGCGCCTGA